In a genomic window of Melopsittacus undulatus isolate bMelUnd1 chromosome 1, bMelUnd1.mat.Z, whole genome shotgun sequence:
- the HGH1 gene encoding protein HGH1 homolog: MAAAVEEAAEALSVLLGPAAGTEARTGAAEAALALSGTAEGRRLLTERPRLLRALLELAAGPGPARRCLLNVSAEPAARGTLLPALPALVPLVPAGPVCGLLANLSREPGGARAVLRALGSRWDALLRALVQPRPPPELGPLLCNLSQVPEGRSRLLDRSRCAVQRLLPFTQYRGSTELRRGVVGALRNCCFQHEHHEWLLSEAVDILPFLLLPLAGPEELPEHDMERLPPDLQYLPQDKQREEEPDIRRMLLEAIMLLTATGPGRRRVRDMGTYVVLRELHGWEQHPGVRAACERLLQVLIGDEPPPGMENLLEVNIPEDVEQQLQRLDLEEEEQQWWEPEPDPEGPSR, from the exons atggcggcggcggtGGAGGAGGCCGCGGAGGCTCTGTCGGTGCTGCTGGGCCCGGCCGCCGGTACCGAGGCCCGGACGGGGGCAGCGGAGGCGGCTCTGGCGCTGTCGGGAACGGCCGAGGGGCGGCGGCTGCTGACGGAGCGGCCCCGGCTGCTGCGGGCGCTGCTGGAGCTGGCGGCGGGGCCTGGA CCTGCCCGTCGCTGCCTGCTGAACGTGTCCGCCGAGCCCGCAGCCCGGGGGACGCTGCTGCCGGCGCTGCCCGCTCTGGTGCCGCTGGTTCCGGCCGGGCCGGTCTGCGGGCTCCTGGCTAACCTGAGCCGGGAGCCCGGCGGGGCCCGGGCCGTGCTGCGGGCGCTCGGCTCCCGTTGGGACGCTCTCCTGCGGGCGCTGGTGCAGCCCCGACCACCACCGGAGCTGGGGCCGCTGCTCTGCAACCTCAGCCAGGTCCCCGAGGGCCGGAGCCGGCTCCTGGACCGCTCCCG GTGTGCGGTGCAGCGGCTCCTGCCATTCACGCAGTACCGGGGATCCACCGAGCTCCGCCGCGGCGTCGTGGGTGCGCTCCGGAACTGCTGCTTCCAGCACG AGCACCACGAGTGGCTGCTGAGCGAGGCTGTGGACATCctgcccttcctgctgctgcccctggctgGGCCCGAGGAGCTCCCTGAGCATGACATGGAGC GCCTGCCCCCAGACCTGCAGTACCTGCCCCAGGACAAGCAGCGGGAGGAGGAGCCTGACatcaggaggatgctgctggaagCCATCATGTTG CTCACGGCCACGGGCCCCGGACGGCGCCGGGTGCGGGACATGGGCACGTACGTGGTGCTGCGGGAGCTGCACGGCTGGGAGCAGCACCCGGGGGTGCGGGCGGCCTGCGAGCGCCTGCTGCAG GTGCTGATCGGGGACGAGCCCCCCCCGGGCATGGAGAACCTGCTGGAGGTGAATATCCCAGAGGatgtggagcagcagctccagcgcCTGGacctggaggaagaggagcagcagtggtggGAGCCAGAGCcagatccagagggaccctCTCGGTGA
- the MAF1 gene encoding repressor of RNA polymerase III transcription MAF1 homolog codes for MKLLENSSFEAINSQLTVETGDAHIIGRIESYSCKMAGDDKHMFKQFCQEGQPHVLEALSPPQTTGISPSRLSKSQSGDEEGPLSDKCSRKTLFYLIATLNESFRPDYDFSAAKSHEFSREPSLNWVVNAVNCSLFSAVREDFKALKPHLWDAVDEEICLAECDIYSYNPDLDSDPFGEDGSLWSFNYFFYNKRLKRIVFFTCRSISGYTYTRSEAGTELDMDLGEGDMEESRDTGDPESGSIEDERLQVMCM; via the exons ATGAAGCTGTTGGAGAACTCCAGTTTTGAAGCCATAAACTCCCAGTTGACCGTGGAGACAGGAGACGCACACATCATCGGCCG gaTCGAGAGCTACTCATGCAAGATGGCTGGTGATGACAAGCACATGTTCAAGCAGTTCTGCCAGGAGGGACAACCGCACGTCCTGGAGGCTCTGTCACCTCCTCAGACCACAGGCATCAGCCCCAGCAG GCTCAGCAAGAGCCAGAGTGGGGACGAGGAGGGTCCCctcagtgacaagtgcagcCGCAAGACCCTGTTCTACCTGATCGCCACCCTCAACGAGTCCTTCCGGCCTGACTACGACTTCAGTGCTGCCAAGAGCCACGAGTTCAGCCGGGAGCCCAGCCTCAACTGG GTGGTGAACGCCGTCAACTGCAGCCTCTTCTCTGCCGTGCGGGAGGACTTCAAGGCACTGAAGCCTCacctgtgggatgctgtggatgAGGAGATCTGCCTGGCCGAGTGTGACATCTACAG CTACAACCCTGACCTGGACTCGGACCCATTTGGGGAGGACGGCAGCCTCTGGTCCTTCAACTACTTCTTCTACAACAAGAGGCTCAAGAGGATCGTGTTCTTCACCTGCCGCTCCATCAG TGGGTACACATACACACGCTCAGAAGCTGGCACTGAGCTGGACATGGACCTTGGGGAAGGGGAcatggaggagagcagggacacAGGCGACCCCGAGAGCGGCAGCATCGAGGACGAGAG GTTGCAGGTTATGTGCATGTGA